In one Mucilaginibacter sp. PAMB04168 genomic region, the following are encoded:
- a CDS encoding type IV secretion system DNA-binding domain-containing protein, which translates to MEETHEQHKLHGFMQCLIYVSIALEAAIFVYKQAPFWGFFYGPIEKLSHVVIYSNLLYSKLATLFLICLVSIGTLAKKKQELDPKLHILYPLALGLLLFFGAAFLYGRVGALAFIYTSWWDLAYMLCSLFGAILISVSMDNVSKMIRSGLGKDIWNVEGESFMQPVKPVVTPYSVNIPMLFYFKGKVRDGWINIVNPFRATILIGTPGSGKSFGIVNPFIRQFIAKEFCCCVYDYKFPDLGKIAYYHYLLAKQRGKCKKHEFHVINLNDVERSRRTNPWRNDYLKTLADASESAEGLVEAMKKGDKSGGSDQFFTQSAVNFLAACVYFFSKHAGGKYSSLPHVLSFLNHSYEDIFNTLFSEPELVSLLSPFKTAYVAKAFPQLEGQIGTLKIFISRLATKETFWVFSEDDFNLKISDKDTPGMVVLANDPSTQNINSACYSVVMNRLTKLINSKGNLPSALIIDEIPTLYIYKIDNLQAVARSNKVAILMGLQELPQFNQHYGKDTAATITAVVGNVLAGSVRNKETLDWLERIFGKNKQIGESLSIDRNKTSTSLQEKLEPLIPAGKMASLNTGEMVGLIAADVQEVYTGKFETSAINCKVNLNAAELSAEEAGYRDLPVYYDFGGRKDEILRENFMRINSEVDAIVESFRKPIPQVQVLPKGSMKPIPRPK; encoded by the coding sequence ATGGAAGAAACCCACGAGCAGCATAAGCTTCATGGTTTTATGCAATGCCTCATCTATGTGTCCATTGCGCTCGAAGCCGCCATCTTTGTTTATAAGCAAGCCCCGTTCTGGGGCTTTTTTTATGGGCCAATTGAAAAGCTGAGCCATGTCGTCATTTACAGTAATTTGCTGTACAGTAAGCTGGCGACTCTCTTTTTGATCTGCCTGGTCAGCATTGGCACTTTAGCCAAGAAGAAACAGGAACTTGACCCGAAACTTCATATCCTTTACCCGCTGGCTTTAGGGCTGTTGCTGTTTTTTGGTGCGGCGTTTTTGTACGGCCGGGTTGGTGCCTTAGCATTCATATATACCAGTTGGTGGGATCTGGCCTATATGCTTTGTTCGCTGTTCGGGGCTATTCTGATCAGCGTTTCCATGGATAATGTTTCCAAAATGATCCGGTCCGGTTTAGGTAAGGATATCTGGAATGTCGAGGGCGAAAGCTTTATGCAGCCGGTAAAGCCGGTGGTTACGCCTTATTCCGTCAACATTCCGATGTTGTTTTATTTCAAAGGCAAAGTCAGGGATGGGTGGATTAACATCGTAAACCCGTTCCGGGCTACGATTTTAATTGGTACGCCGGGGTCCGGCAAATCCTTTGGTATTGTCAACCCCTTTATTCGGCAATTTATCGCCAAGGAATTTTGCTGCTGTGTTTATGATTACAAATTTCCGGATTTAGGAAAGATCGCTTATTACCATTATTTGCTGGCCAAACAGCGGGGCAAGTGCAAAAAGCATGAATTCCATGTGATTAACCTGAATGACGTTGAGCGAAGCAGGCGGACAAACCCCTGGCGGAATGATTATCTGAAGACCCTGGCGGATGCTTCCGAAAGTGCGGAGGGATTGGTGGAAGCCATGAAGAAGGGCGACAAGAGCGGTGGCAGCGACCAGTTCTTTACACAGTCTGCGGTTAACTTTTTAGCGGCTTGCGTGTACTTTTTCAGTAAACATGCCGGTGGTAAATATTCAAGCTTACCGCATGTACTATCATTTTTGAACCATTCTTACGAGGATATTTTTAATACGCTGTTTTCGGAACCGGAACTGGTTTCCTTGTTATCGCCTTTTAAAACCGCTTATGTCGCCAAAGCATTTCCGCAATTAGAGGGGCAGATCGGTACGCTGAAAATATTTATATCGCGTTTGGCCACAAAGGAAACCTTCTGGGTTTTCTCCGAGGACGATTTCAATTTAAAAATATCCGATAAGGATACGCCGGGTATGGTCGTATTAGCCAACGACCCCAGCACACAAAATATCAATTCGGCCTGCTATTCCGTAGTGATGAACCGGCTGACAAAACTCATTAACAGTAAGGGTAATCTGCCGTCGGCCTTAATCATTGACGAAATTCCAACTTTATATATTTATAAAATTGACAACCTGCAAGCAGTTGCGCGGTCGAACAAGGTGGCAATTTTGATGGGTTTACAAGAATTACCGCAGTTTAACCAGCACTACGGTAAAGATACTGCTGCTACCATTACCGCAGTAGTAGGCAATGTGCTTGCCGGTTCCGTCCGGAATAAGGAGACCCTCGATTGGCTGGAACGGATATTTGGTAAAAACAAACAAATTGGCGAAAGCCTGTCCATTGACCGCAATAAAACATCCACTTCCTTACAGGAAAAGCTGGAGCCATTGATCCCTGCGGGAAAAATGGCCTCCTTGAATACAGGGGAAATGGTTGGCCTGATCGCGGCGGATGTGCAGGAAGTGTACACCGGCAAGTTTGAAACATCGGCCATTAACTGTAAAGTGAATTTGAATGCCGCTGAGCTTTCCGCCGAAGAAGCGGGATATCGCGATTTGCCCGTCTATTATGACTTCGGGGGGCGCAAGGACGAAATTCTGCGGGAGAACTTTATGCGCATCAACAGCGAGGTCGATGCCATAGTCGAAAGCTTCCGCAAACCGATCCCGCAAGTACAGGTGCTGCCCAAAGGCAGCATGAAGCCGATCCCACGGCCTAAATAA
- a CDS encoding M23 family metallopeptidase, whose product MIKLFYCCLLALPLRHMVLTSGYGYRVHPVTGQFCFHSGVDLQARHDTLFAVMPGHVAFVGYDRLTGLHIRLASGDFTLLYGHLSQVFVLAGDSVNSYTPLGITGSSGRVTGEHLHFSVSYRQVPVNPLLFLNRLLH is encoded by the coding sequence GTGATTAAATTATTTTACTGCTGCTTGCTGGCGTTGCCCCTGCGGCACATGGTATTAACATCAGGCTATGGTTACAGGGTTCATCCCGTCACTGGGCAGTTCTGTTTTCATTCTGGCGTTGATCTCCAGGCCAGGCATGATACCTTATTTGCGGTGATGCCGGGCCACGTCGCCTTTGTTGGCTATGACCGGTTGACGGGGTTGCATATCCGCCTGGCAAGCGGTGACTTTACTTTGCTGTACGGCCATTTATCGCAGGTTTTTGTCTTAGCTGGGGATTCCGTTAATTCCTATACCCCATTGGGCATTACGGGTTCATCTGGTCGCGTGACTGGCGAGCATTTGCATTTCAGCGTCAGCTATCGGCAGGTTCCTGTCAACCCGCTGCTTTTTTTAAATAGATTATTACATTAA
- a CDS encoding zincin-like metallopeptidase domain-containing protein has translation MIADLKAGTSIFQRPNNNLNSALPFNIESGHRYAGPSALILLMQKRDDPRWGTSNQANRNHTAVVKGATGSLIQFMSNYEYQKMVDDEGQPVLKENGKQRTERIRLEEPKQVDAWLFNGEQMRNIEKWEKEPNILSPAERAQVILDNSKVVIENGGEDMFYDRQLDAIIIPEMEQFASPEQYYAEALHQLAHRTNAVEALDRPPAGNDPGGMISEELRTNLASLFLSKELNLPYGLNDHVGYVQSWSVMMKEDPAELFKAVSDAQKIVDKILGFEQQIEEKQEVEQTQQSETEIGRVAENQIDTPKIDLTKLTEGEVIPHNGTEFKVVKAQKNNVYQMQDLGSERKFKMSSKDVLFNELLDARNNSQEVSSSRGISAEEAAYHETEAVDQSLDEQYQIER, from the coding sequence ATGATCGCGGACCTGAAAGCCGGAACTTCTATCTTTCAACGGCCGAACAACAATTTAAACTCGGCATTGCCGTTCAACATCGAAAGCGGCCACCGTTATGCGGGCCCGTCGGCGCTGATCCTTTTAATGCAGAAGCGGGACGACCCGCGCTGGGGCACCTCTAACCAGGCTAACCGTAACCATACGGCGGTAGTCAAAGGCGCGACCGGCTCACTAATCCAGTTTATGTCCAATTATGAATACCAGAAAATGGTGGACGATGAAGGCCAGCCCGTTTTAAAAGAGAACGGCAAGCAGCGTACCGAACGGATCAGGCTGGAGGAACCCAAACAGGTCGATGCCTGGCTCTTCAACGGCGAGCAGATGCGCAATATTGAAAAATGGGAAAAAGAACCTAACATCCTTTCACCCGCTGAACGTGCCCAGGTTATCCTGGATAATAGCAAGGTGGTGATCGAAAATGGCGGCGAGGATATGTTCTATGACCGCCAGCTGGATGCGATCATTATCCCGGAAATGGAGCAGTTTGCCAGCCCGGAACAATATTATGCCGAAGCGCTGCACCAGTTGGCGCACCGCACCAATGCGGTGGAAGCATTGGACCGTCCGCCGGCTGGTAATGATCCGGGCGGCATGATCAGTGAGGAACTGCGCACTAATTTAGCTTCTCTGTTTTTGAGCAAGGAACTGAATTTACCGTATGGCCTGAATGACCATGTTGGCTATGTGCAAAGTTGGTCGGTGATGATGAAAGAAGACCCTGCCGAATTGTTTAAAGCCGTATCTGATGCGCAAAAGATCGTGGATAAAATTTTAGGATTTGAGCAGCAGATCGAGGAAAAACAGGAAGTCGAACAAACTCAGCAATCAGAAACAGAAATTGGAAGAGTAGCAGAAAATCAAATAGATACACCAAAGATTGATCTCACCAAACTCACCGAAGGCGAGGTAATCCCCCATAACGGCACCGAGTTTAAAGTGGTTAAGGCCCAGAAGAACAACGTTTACCAGATGCAGGATTTAGGAAGTGAGCGCAAATTCAAAATGAGTTCCAAAGATGTACTGTTTAACGAGTTGCTGGATGCCCGGAATAACTCACAGGAAGTGTCTTCCAGCCGGGGTATTTCCGCTGAAGAAGCTGCATATCATGAAACCGAGGCCGTTGATCAATCCCTGGATGAACAATACCAGATAGAACGCTAA
- a CDS encoding DUF4099 domain-containing protein has product MIKQQFKREELPMEELQKLGLADWNVLHIDDDDLAALLNGRRTDMLRLENLEQQGLHIPALDAKLSLRRNESGGVELLAHPIYKFAEGPEYLTDTEIESLEKGEAVNVVKTISDGEGDKREVLVEFDKDTNEFITVDTGKIFAPDEINGIPLTQQQKKNYRKGKEVETEDGTTIQYSAKDKQAIRADRLALIASVLIDGGVSYILFKGLNALFNRKQEAAPGRNFHKALEKLKEAEARQAAPTAHSEQGEDEEQAETISR; this is encoded by the coding sequence ATGATAAAACAACAATTCAAAAGAGAGGAACTCCCGATGGAGGAACTTCAAAAATTAGGGCTGGCCGATTGGAATGTCCTGCACATCGACGATGACGACCTGGCCGCTTTGCTGAATGGTCGCCGGACGGATATGCTGCGTTTGGAAAATCTGGAACAGCAGGGTTTGCATATCCCGGCATTGGATGCGAAGCTATCGCTGCGCCGCAATGAAAGTGGTGGTGTCGAACTGTTGGCGCACCCGATCTATAAATTCGCCGAAGGGCCGGAATACCTGACCGACACCGAAATTGAAAGCCTGGAAAAGGGCGAAGCCGTGAACGTCGTAAAGACCATTAGTGACGGCGAAGGCGATAAACGCGAAGTGCTCGTCGAATTTGATAAGGACACCAATGAGTTTATTACAGTTGATACCGGGAAGATTTTTGCACCAGATGAAATTAACGGCATCCCGCTGACACAGCAGCAAAAGAAAAATTACCGTAAAGGTAAAGAAGTCGAAACCGAAGACGGTACGACCATCCAATATTCTGCAAAAGACAAACAGGCTATACGTGCCGATCGTTTGGCTTTGATCGCTTCTGTGCTGATCGATGGCGGTGTTTCTTATATATTGTTCAAAGGGTTAAATGCCTTGTTTAACAGGAAGCAGGAGGCAGCACCGGGCAGGAACTTTCATAAGGCTTTGGAAAAACTCAAAGAAGCGGAAGCAAGACAGGCCGCGCCAACTGCACACTCAGAACAAGGTGAGGACGAGGAACAGGCAGAAACGATCAGCCGCTGA
- a CDS encoding PH domain-containing protein, which produces MESLIIDEPQVIMIRPAAIFAFVHVLAFMLCSLGFLLLAWRYWPGLVWISLLSAISGLYRFWFIRSVRYTITPEIIRIKRGIFFKRTDQVELYRVKDYILTQPFLLQVCGLMNLTLKSTDPENPVVWLRGIPASNLVDTLRGYVQQARLNNKIYEIN; this is translated from the coding sequence ATGGAATCATTGATAATTGATGAGCCGCAGGTGATCATGATCCGGCCGGCGGCGATTTTCGCCTTTGTTCATGTTTTGGCTTTTATGCTGTGCAGCCTGGGCTTTTTGTTGCTGGCCTGGCGTTACTGGCCGGGGCTGGTTTGGATCAGTTTGCTGTCGGCTATATCCGGACTTTACCGCTTTTGGTTTATCCGCTCCGTTCGTTATACCATCACACCGGAGATCATCCGCATTAAGCGGGGTATCTTTTTCAAACGCACCGACCAGGTTGAGTTATACAGGGTCAAGGACTACATTTTAACGCAGCCATTTTTATTACAGGTTTGCGGATTGATGAACCTCACACTGAAAAGTACCGACCCGGAAAACCCCGTTGTCTGGCTGCGCGGTATTCCGGCTTCCAACCTCGTAGATACCCTGCGCGGCTATGTACAGCAGGCCCGGCTGAACAATAAAATTTACGAGATCAATTAA
- the dnaE gene encoding DNA polymerase III subunit alpha: MYLNVHSQYSLRYGTMSIPALVEEAIARGVTQMVLTDINNSTGIMEFMRECEEKGIKPIAGMEFRRDKRLLYFGIARNKEGMKELNDFLTEHNLEQKPLPDLAPVFVNSFIVYPYGHQEPLNENEYLGIRYNQLNSLFNKDLSGIRDKLLALQPVFITDKIEYRLHEYLRGIDLNVVLTEVTPEDKCAATDMFLAPGQLEAKFSRYAFILDNTRNLMNRCEMDYPKGRVNLNRKTFTGNKKNDRELLEKLALSGMEYRYGKSNKEALKRVKHELKVIYELDFCAYFLITWDIIRYSSSQGYYHVGRGSGANSIVAYCLKITDVDPIELDLYFERFLNAQRTSPPDFDIDYSWDEREDVQDYIFKRYGSQHTALLGTMSTFKDRSIIREIGKVMGLPKSEIDGFTDTTRLAFNRDNEAFRKITAIYERMANMPNQRSIHAGGVLITEEPITYYTALDLPPKGMATVQWDMYEAEKIGFDKYDILSQRGIGHIKMAVQLVAENQQCKIDIHQVKNFMKDPVVNANLKIGNTKGCFYIESPAMIQLNRKLGCDNYLVLVAASSIIRPGVASSGMMGTYIKYHHAPDSVQYLHPVMEEILKETYGVMVYQEDVIKVCIHFAGMDGTDADILRRGMSGKYRSKKEFDRLVERFHQEAMALGRPEDVVKEVWRQVSSFAGYSFSKAHSASFAVESYQSLYLKTYFPREFMVAVLNNYGGFYDRALYVQELQRSGGIVHLPCVNNSDSIVNIIGVDVYLGFVGIHGLNETFIESIPEERRRNGLYQSLEDFVKRTGIGLEHAITLIRVGALRFTGKSKKELLWAIHLLLGAKAKPNNNAELFCLEAKNYSLPVLVNTQLENAYHELELLGFPLSMTMFDLLQTEYRGEVGANDLINHVGQLVRMVGQYICEKTVHTKNNQKMWFGNFLDVEGNTFDTVHFPNRTPVYPFRGKGCYLILGKVVAEFGFASLEVLKFAKLPILPNPVIS; encoded by the coding sequence ATGTATCTCAACGTTCACTCCCAATATAGCCTTCGTTATGGCACCATGTCGATCCCGGCATTGGTGGAAGAGGCTATTGCGCGGGGCGTGACCCAAATGGTGCTTACGGATATCAACAATTCGACCGGCATCATGGAATTTATGCGGGAATGTGAAGAAAAAGGAATTAAGCCCATTGCAGGCATGGAATTCAGGCGGGATAAACGGCTGCTTTATTTTGGGATCGCCCGGAATAAGGAGGGCATGAAGGAGTTGAATGATTTCCTGACGGAGCATAACCTGGAACAAAAGCCCTTACCTGATCTTGCGCCGGTGTTTGTAAATTCCTTTATTGTTTATCCCTATGGGCATCAGGAGCCACTGAATGAAAACGAATACCTGGGCATCCGCTATAACCAGCTCAATAGTTTATTCAACAAGGATCTCAGTGGAATCCGGGATAAACTGCTGGCTCTGCAGCCTGTCTTTATAACAGATAAAATTGAATACCGGTTACATGAATACCTGCGGGGTATTGATCTGAATGTGGTACTTACAGAAGTCACGCCGGAGGATAAATGTGCCGCGACGGATATGTTTTTAGCACCAGGTCAGCTGGAAGCGAAATTTTCGAGGTATGCCTTTATACTGGACAACACCCGCAACCTGATGAACCGCTGTGAGATGGATTACCCGAAAGGGAGGGTAAACCTAAATCGAAAAACCTTTACCGGTAACAAGAAAAATGACCGGGAGCTTTTGGAGAAACTGGCACTTAGCGGTATGGAATACCGGTATGGTAAATCCAACAAGGAAGCTCTAAAGAGAGTTAAGCATGAACTAAAGGTCATTTATGAACTTGACTTTTGTGCCTATTTTTTGATCACCTGGGATATTATCCGCTATTCCAGTTCGCAGGGTTATTACCATGTCGGGCGAGGTTCCGGGGCCAATAGCATAGTAGCCTATTGTCTCAAAATAACGGATGTTGACCCTATCGAACTTGACCTTTACTTTGAACGGTTCCTGAACGCGCAGCGTACTTCTCCGCCTGACTTTGATATTGATTATTCCTGGGACGAGCGGGAAGATGTTCAGGATTATATTTTTAAGCGGTATGGCAGCCAGCATACCGCTTTACTCGGTACGATGTCGACTTTTAAGGACCGCAGTATTATCCGGGAGATCGGTAAAGTCATGGGTTTACCGAAGTCTGAGATCGACGGCTTTACGGACACTACGCGATTAGCCTTTAACAGGGATAACGAAGCTTTTAGAAAGATAACCGCAATCTACGAGCGAATGGCCAATATGCCCAACCAGCGTTCCATTCATGCGGGTGGGGTGCTGATCACGGAAGAGCCGATCACTTACTATACCGCGCTTGACCTGCCGCCTAAAGGTATGGCGACAGTGCAGTGGGATATGTACGAAGCTGAGAAAATAGGCTTTGATAAATATGACATCCTGAGCCAAAGGGGTATCGGTCATATCAAGATGGCCGTTCAGCTGGTGGCGGAAAATCAGCAGTGCAAAATCGATATTCACCAGGTCAAAAACTTTATGAAAGACCCGGTAGTAAATGCCAATTTAAAGATCGGGAATACCAAGGGCTGCTTTTATATCGAGTCGCCCGCGATGATACAGCTCAACCGGAAACTGGGTTGCGATAATTACCTGGTGCTGGTTGCCGCCAGCTCTATTATCCGGCCGGGTGTGGCCAGTTCGGGCATGATGGGCACCTATATCAAATATCATCATGCCCCCGATAGCGTGCAATACCTGCACCCCGTCATGGAAGAAATATTAAAGGAAACCTATGGCGTGATGGTTTACCAGGAAGATGTAATTAAAGTTTGTATTCATTTTGCAGGGATGGATGGGACAGATGCCGATATTTTAAGACGTGGAATGAGCGGCAAGTACCGGTCAAAAAAAGAATTTGACCGACTGGTGGAAAGGTTTCACCAGGAAGCGATGGCGCTAGGGAGGCCGGAAGACGTAGTGAAAGAGGTATGGCGACAGGTATCCTCTTTTGCCGGTTACAGCTTTTCCAAAGCACATTCTGCCAGCTTCGCGGTGGAAAGCTATCAAAGTCTGTACCTGAAAACTTACTTTCCAAGGGAGTTCATGGTGGCGGTTTTAAATAATTACGGGGGATTTTATGACCGGGCGCTATACGTACAGGAGTTGCAGCGGTCGGGAGGGATCGTACATCTGCCATGTGTAAATAACAGCGACAGTATTGTCAATATAATTGGGGTGGACGTTTACCTCGGCTTTGTAGGTATTCACGGTTTGAATGAGACCTTCATCGAATCAATACCTGAAGAACGCCGGAGGAATGGACTCTATCAGAGCCTGGAGGATTTTGTAAAAAGAACAGGGATCGGTCTGGAACATGCGATTACCCTTATTCGCGTAGGTGCGCTCCGGTTTACCGGGAAAAGCAAAAAGGAATTATTGTGGGCGATACATCTTTTACTGGGCGCTAAAGCAAAACCCAACAATAATGCGGAACTGTTTTGCCTGGAGGCAAAAAACTATTCCTTACCTGTACTGGTAAATACCCAACTGGAAAATGCTTACCATGAACTGGAACTGCTCGGTTTTCCCTTAAGTATGACCATGTTTGATTTGTTGCAGACCGAATATCGTGGCGAAGTCGGTGCCAATGATCTGATCAATCATGTGGGTCAGCTCGTAAGAATGGTCGGACAGTATATCTGTGAGAAAACCGTACATACCAAAAACAATCAGAAAATGTGGTTCGGCAATTTTTTGGATGTTGAGGGGAACACCTTTGATACCGTACATTTTCCAAACAGGACACCCGTTTACCCTTTTCGTGGAAAAGGATGTTATTTAATACTCGGTAAAGTGGTTGCTGAATTCGGGTTTGCCAGCCTGGAGGTACTCAAATTTGCCAAGCTGCCAATTTTGCCCAATCCCGTCATTTCTTAA